The following are from one region of the Vicugna pacos chromosome 9, VicPac4, whole genome shotgun sequence genome:
- the LOC140698214 gene encoding NBPF family member NBPF4-like, whose product MTWGREKPPALHPLPHVTMAECLGPLCGPRAEVTLLEINQELHLELTKQKQDFRDLTQKFLVCQATTYYLANQLQKYKCEECKDIIESVLGEKLQFRVVTLAEKLAEKLAEKPVLADERFREYDTLIRSQARELTELRRKLRDGREDSVLLIQQLKDILTHDDLDNNQGQGFQEQLTKGRRLAERLARKLSPEVDEDEEYKLEEETLTPSIELQELEKEEVLQDGQDECVLNPSLLQEGSVCNQLDSEGNVAVGEEKVGRAPDVSGDCSCVPEGEIPTDLPDNQNDRDEAAGQEPTTPSAELEAPEKEEVLLESQDECVLNPSLLQEGSDRTQLDSEGKFALDEEKVGRAPDVAGDCSDVPEGEIPTDLPENQNECVEAAGQEPMTPSTDLQEFEKDEVLHKSQDEGVWAPSLHQEGSDVYETHSDGKFAFYEQKVMSTLEGAGGGPHVKEDEIPSDLPEKQNDQDGVKGAEPIVPRLSTELPQVVEDDIPLPSVEESYLIYSVLRNLSDSFWPSRSAAIYSFEGLELSYARDVTNNHTVVEEEKGQDCIRSSPPDSTRLLSEQPVGEENEDPQDSLDECYLTSSVGHDLSDSCRPYRGVSFPWDQQGVFSALAVDGDSWEDRPQGPLSFQGSEMQASQAQLQTSSQVTHHLQLQRDQQFDCGDGNARLGLSSTVWGFTANTEFGDQWPPLQELDLDASIGMKNPPKVEGEGSSASQHECQVSSNSNASSVLKQKILRRKVLRSKWRIACRFPGLQA is encoded by the exons ATGACTTGGGGTCGGGAGAAG cccccagctctacATCCTCTACCTCACGTCACCATGGCAGAATGTCTTGGCCCTTTATGTGGTCCGAGGGCAGAAGTTACACTGTTGGAGATCAACCAGGAGCTGCACTTAGAGCTGACCAAACAGAAGCAGGACTTCCGAGATCTCACCCAGAAATTCCTTGTATGCCAAGCTACTACCTACTACCTGGCCAACCAGCTGCAGAAATACA AGTGTGAAGAGTGCAAGGACATCATTGAATCCGTGCTGGGGGAGAAGCTGCAGTTTCGGGTGGTGACGTTGGCAGAGAAGCTGGCAGAGAAGCTGGCAGAGAAGCCAGTGCTAGCTGATGAGAGGTTCAG GGAATACGATACCCTAATTCGCTCTCAGGCACGAGAGCTGACCGAGTTACGGAGGAAATTACGGGACGGGAGAGAAGACTCTGTCCTGCTCATCCAGCAGCTGAAGGACATCCTCACCCACGATGACCTGGACAACAACCAGGGACAGGGCTTCCAAGAGCAGCTGACCAAGGGACGCAGGCTGGCAGAGCGCCTTGCCCGCAAGCTCAGCCCAG AAGTTGATGAAGATGAGGAATATAAACTGGAAGAAGAAACACTCACCCCCAG CATTGAGCTGCAGGAGTTGGAGAAGGAGGAAGTGCTCCAGGACGGCCAGGATGAATGTGTTCTGAATCCTTCACTTCTCCAAGAAGGATCTGTCTGCAACCAGCTAGACAGTGAAGGCAACGTTGCAGTCGGTGAAGAGAAAGTCGGCCGTGCTCCGGATGTTTCTGGTGATTGCTCCTGTGTTCCAGAGGGTGAAATTCCAACTGACCTCCCAG ACAATCAGAATGACCGTGACGAAGCAGCTGGACAAGAGCCAACGACCCCCAG CGCGGAGCTAGAGGCACCTGAGAAGGAGGAGGTGCTCCTGGAGTCCCAGGATGAATGTGTTTTGAATCCTTCACTTCTCCAAGAGGGATCTGACCGCACCCAGCTAGACAGTGAAGGCAAATTTGCACTCGATGAAGAGAAAGTTGGCCGTGCTCCGGATGTTGCTGGTGATTGCTCCGATGTTCCAGAGGGTGAAATTCCAACTGACCTCCCAG AAAATCAGAATGAGTGTGTCGAAGCAGCTGGACAAGAGCCAATGACCCCCAG CACGGACCTacaggagtttgagaaggatgaaGTGCTCCACAAATCCCAGGATGAAGGTGTTTGGGCTCCTTCCCTTCATCAGGAAGGTTCTGACGTCTATGAGACTCACAGTGatggaaaatttgcattttatgaaCAGAAAGTGATGTCTACCCTGGAGGGAGCCGGTGGTGGCCCCCATGTTAAAGAGGATGAAATTCCAAGTGACCTCCCAG aaaagcaaaatgatCAAGATGGTGTGAAAGGAGCAGAGCCAATCGTCCCCAg GCTCAGCACGGAGCTGCCGCAGGTGGTAGAGGATGACATCCCACTGCCCTCAGTGGAGGAATCCTATTTGATTTACTCAGTTCTTCGAAACCTGTCAGACTCCTTCTGGCCTTCTAGGAGCGCTGCCATCTACTCATTCGAGGGATTGGAACTCTCTTATGCTCGGGATGTCACCA ACAATCATACTGTTGTtgaggaagagaaaggacaaGACTGCATACGTTCCAG TCCGCCTGACTCCACAAGGCTCCTTAGTGAGCAGCCGGTGGGAGAAGAGAATGAAGACCCACAGGATTCACTGGATGAATGTTATTTGACTAGTTCAGTTGGCCATGACCTGTCAGACTCCTGTAGGCCTTACAGAGGTGTCTCATTCCCATGGGACCAACAGGGAGTCTTCTCAGCGCTTGCTGTAGATG GTGACTCCTGGGAGGACCGTCCCCAAGGGCCTTTGAGTTTCCAAGGGTCAGAGATGCAAGCTTCACAAGCACAACTGcagacaagctcccaggtgacccatcACCTGCAGCTGCAGCGGGACCAGCAGTTTGACTGTGGTGACGGCAACGCCAGGCTCGGCCTTTCCTCCACCGTGTGGGGCTTCACAGCCAACACTGAGTTTGGAGACCAATGGCCGCCCCTCCAag AGCTGGATTTGGATGCTTCCATTGGAATGAAGAACCCCCCCAAGGTGGAGGGTGAGGGCTCAAGTGCCAGCCAACATGAGTGTCAAGTCTCTAGCAACAGCAATGCCTCCAGTGTCCTGAAACAGAAGATTCTGCGAAGAAAAGTGCTGCGCAGCAAGTGGAGAATTGCATGCAGATTCCCTGGACTTCAAGCTTAG